Part of the Pseudomonas chlororaphis genome, CGCCGAAGATGAGCGATCTGCACCGTGACATCAAACAGCTGATCATCGACGCCCTCGGCCTGGAAGACATCGGCATCGACGACATTGGCGACCACCAGACCCTGTTCGGCGAAGGCCTGGGCCTGGACTCGGTAGATGCCCTGGAGCTTGGCCTGGCGATCCAGAAACAGTACGGCATCAAGATCGACGCCGACGCCAAGGACACCCGTAACCATTTCAGCAATGTGGCAAGCCTTGCGGCCTTCGTCACTGCAAAACGCCCCTGAGACCGGACCATGCAAACTCGTGACGACATTTTCAACACCCTTCGCGATGCTCTGGTCGAGCTGTTCGAGCTGGACCCCGATCGCGTGACCCTGGAATCGAACCTGTACCAGGACCTGGAGATCGACAGCATCGACGCGGTCGACCTGATCGATCACATCAAGCGCCAGACCGGCAAGAAGATTGCCGCCGAGGAATTCAAGTCGGTGCGCACCGTCAACGACGTGGTCGAGGCGGTCTATCGACTGGTCCAACCGGCCGCATGACCCGGCTGATTGGCCTCAGCCTGCTGCTGGCGGGCCTGCTGTACCCCTTTGCGGTGTATTTCGGCATGGAGCACTTCGCCCCATGGCAGTTCGGACTGCTGCTGGGTAGCTTGTGGTTGGCACGGGCCCTGCTCGGCAGGGGCGGGCCCGGCAGCCATTGGATGGCGGCCACGGCGATCGGCTTCTGTGCCTTGCTCGCGTGGTTCGACAGCCCGGCCCTGCTGCGTTGGTACCCGGTGCTGATCAGCGCGTTCATGCTGGGGCTGTTCGCCCTGAGCCTGAAGTACGGTCCGCCGATGATCGAACGCCTGGCCCGCCTGCGCGAGCCGCAGTTGCCAGCCCGGGCCGTGGTGTATACGCGTCAGGTCACGTGGGCCTGGTGCGTGTTTTTCCTGTGTAACGGTTTGCTCGCCGCTGCCCTGACCCTCTGGGCGCCGCTGAGCTGGTGGATGTTGTACACCGGCCTGATTTCCTACGGATTGATGGGGCTGCTGTTTGCCATTGAATGGCTCATACGACAACGGGTAAGAGGCCGCCCATGAATTGGATAACACTTGAGCAGATGCTGCTCGAGGCTCAGCCGGAGCGTGCCGTCGCGGTCGCCCCGGCACTGGATCATGCGCAACTGCGCGACGCCGCGCTGCGCCTGGCCGCTGGCCTGCAAGCCCGGGGCGTGCGACATGCGGCCGTCCACCTGGAGGACGCCGCCGACCTCGCCATCACCCTGCTCGGTGCCTGGCGCGCCGGAGTGCGCGTGCTGTTGCCCGCCGACCTGCAAGCGCAGACCCGCCAGCGTTGGGCGGCGGAGGTCGACCTGTGGCTGACCGACCAGCCCGGCGACACTCACCCCGATGACGTGCAACAGGCGCCGATGACCGCCGCCCCGCTGGACCTGGACCGCTGCTGGCTGAGCCTGTGCACCTCCGGCTCCAGCGGCGAGCCCAAGCGCATCGAGAAAACCCTGCGCCAGTTGAGCAACGAGGTCCACGCCCTGGAGCAACTGTGGGGCGCCGAGCTCGGCCCGGCCTGCATGATCGGCAGCGTCGCCGCCCAGCATATCTATGGTTTGCTGTTCCGCGTGTTGTGGCCACTTTGCGCCGGGCGCACGTTCGTGCGTCGACAGTTGGCGTTCCCGGAAGACCTGCAACGCGCCAGCCGCGAGCATCCGGCTTTTGCCTGGGTCGCCAGCCCGGCGCTGCTCAAGCGCATGGGCGACAACCTCGACTGGACAGCCCTGAGCGCCGTGCGCCGGGTGTTTTCTTCCGGCGGCGCGCTGCCGTCCGACGCCGCGCACAGCTTGCAGCAGCGCCTGGGACAATGGCCGACGGAAATCTTCGGCAGTTCTGAAACCGGCGGCATCGCCTGGCGCCAGGGCGCTGAGCTGTGGCAACCCTTCGCCGACGTCGAACTGAGCCAGGACAGTGACGGCGCGCTGCTGATCGCCTCGCCCTACTTGCCGGCCGGGCACGTGGAACACAGCGCCGACGCGGCGCGAATCGCCGAGGATGGACGCTTCGAGCTGCTCGGGCGGCTGGACCGGATCGTCAAGCTCGAAGAAAAACGCATCTCCCTGCCGATGCTGGAACAGGCCCTGGTGGCCCACGACTGGGTCAGCGAAGCCCGGCTGGGGGTGGTGCAGGAAAATCGTGCCTCCCTCGGCGCGTTGGTGGTGTTGAGCGAAACCGGCCTGCGCACCTTGCGCAACCAGGGCCGCCGCGCCGTGACCGAAGGCTTGCGCCGCCACCTGGGCGAACATTGCGAAACCCTGGCCTTGCCACGGCGCTGGCGCTGGCTGCGGCAGATGCCGCTCAATGCCCAGGGCAAGCTGCCCCAGGCCGAAGTCGAAGCGTTGCTGCTGGCACCCCGTCCCAAGGCCCCGGAAGTACTGGCCCAGGTCGAAAGCGACGGTGAGTGGAACCTGCAACTGCGGGTGCCGCCGGACCTGGCCTACTTCAGCGGCCACTTCCCCACCGCACCGGTACTGCCGGGGGTGGTGCAGGTCGATTGGGCCATGAGCCTGGGCCGGCAACTGCTGGACCTGCCACCCCGGTTCGCCGGCATGGAAGTGCTCAAGTTCCAGCAACTGGTGCGCCCCGGCGATGAACTCCAGCTGCACCTGCGTTTCGACGGTGAACGCGGCAAGCTGTACTTCGCCTACCGCAACGATACGGCGGCGTGCTCCAGCGGGCGGATTGTGCTGGGGGCGGCTGATGACTGACTCGCATGTCTGCATCACTGCCCCGTGGCGAGGGCGCTTGCTCCCGCTCGAGTGCGCAGCGCTCACTTCAGAAAAGCGGGGGGCTGCTACGCAGCCCAGCGGGAGCAAGCTCCCTCGCCACAGGGGAACGTCGGAGGCCAGGAACCATGCATAACCCCTGCGCCGTCATCCCCGTCTACAACCACGAAACCGCCATCACGGCGGTGGTCCAGGCGTTGCTCGCCCATGGCCTGCCCTGCGTACTGGTGGACGACGCCAGCAGCCCGTCCTGTGCGGCGGTGCTGGAACGCCTGGCCGAGGATGAGCGGGTGCATCTGGTCAGGCTGGCGGTCAACCAGGGCAAGGGCGGCGCCGTCATGACCGGGCTGCGGGAAGCATCACGCCTGGGCTTCACCCACGCCTTGCAGGTGGATGCCGACGGGCAGCACGACCTCGGCGACGTGAACACCTTCATCGAACAGTCCCGCGCCTACCCCGACGCCCTGATCTGCGGTTACCCGCACTACGATGCCAGCGTGCCGAAAGGCCGGCTGTACGCACGCTACCTGACCCACGTGATGGTCTGGATCAACAGCCTGTCCCTGCAAATCCGCGACTCCATGTGCGGCTTCCGGGTCTACCCGCTGCCCCCGACGCTGGCGCTGATCGGCTCGGCCAACATCGGCAAGCGCATGGATTTCGATTCGGACATCCTGGTGCGCCTGGCCTGGCGCAACCAACCGATGCGCTGGCTGCACACCCGGGTGCATTACCCCCAGGACGGTGTCTCGCACTTTCGCCTGTTCCACGACAACGTGCTGATCTCCAGCATGCACACCCGGTTGTTCTTCGGCATGCTGGTGCGCCTGCCGCTGATTCTCTGGCGACGGTGGCGGGCATGAGCCTCGACGCGGACAAACAACACTGGGCCGACCGCCAGGAGCGCGGCAGCTTCTGGCTGATGAAACTCACCGCGTTCGCCGCCAAGGTCCTGGGCCGGCGCCTGCTGACGCCGGTGCTCTACGGCATCGTGCTGTACTTCTTCATTTTCGGCCGCAGCGCTCGCCAGGCCGCCTGGCAATACCAGCAACGCCTGGCCGAATGGAGCGCGCGTCCCGAACTGCGTCCGACCCGCCGGCGGGTGTTCGGGCAGTTCATGGCGTTCGCCGACTCCCTGCTCGACAAGCTCGATGTCTGGAACGGCAAGCTGAGCATCGAGCAGATCGAGATCGTCGACACCGCGCTGCTGCGCAATCACCTGCGTGACGCCCGTGGGCAGATGCTGGTGGGCGCGCACCTGGGCAACCTGGAAATGTGCCGGGCCCTGGCCGAGCTGGGCGAGAAGGTCACCATGAACGTGCTGGTGCACACCAAGCACGCCGAGCAATTCAACCGCTTGCTGGGCGAAGCCGGCGCCACGCACCTGCGCCTGATCCAGGTCAGCGAGCTGGACCCGGCCGTGATGCTGCAACTGAGCGAGCGCCTGGAGCGCGGCGAGTGGCTGGCGATTGCCGGCGACCGCGTGCCCCTGCACGGCGGACGCAGCGTGACCGTGGACTTCATGGGCCACCCGGCCGCCTTTCCCCAGGGACCGTGGCTGATGGCCGGCCTGCTCAAATGCCCGGTCAACCTGCTGATGTGCCTCAAGCACGAGGGGCGCTACCGCGTCACCCTCGAGCCTTTTGCCGAAGCCGTGGTGTGGAAACGCAGCGAACGCGAGCAAGTGATCGCCCACTGGGCCGGCCGCTACGCCGAGCGCCTGGCGCAATTCTGCCTCCAGGGGCCCCAACAGTGGTTCAACTTTTACCCTTTCTGGAAGACCGATGACGATGCCCACTCTTGAGCCGGTAATCTTTGGCGAACGCCCCTTGCGCATCGAAGAGGTGCTGGCCCTGGCCAACCGTCAGGCGCCGACGCAGTTGCAGGACGACCCGGCATTCCGCCAGCGCATCGCCAAGGGCGCGCAGTTCCTCGACTCCCTGCTGGACAAGGAAGGCGTGATTTATGGCGTGACCACCGGCTACGGCGATTCCTGCGTAGTGGCGGTGCCGCTGCACCATGTCGAGGCCCTGCCGCGTCACCTCTACACGTTCCACGGCTGCGGCCTGGGCAAGCTGCTGGACGCCCAGGCCACCCGCGCGGTGCTGGCCGCACGCTTGCAGTCGCTGTGCCACGGTGTGTCCGGGGTGCGGATCGAATTGCTGGAGCGCCTCCAGGCCTTTCTCGAACACGACATCCTGCCGCTGATTCCGGAAGAGGGCTCGGTCGGTGCCAGCGGCGACCTCACGCCACTGTCCTACGTGGCAGCGACGCTCTCCGGCGAACGCGAGGTGATGTTCCGGGGCGAACGTCGGCAGGCCGCCGATGTGCACCGCGAACTGGGCTGGACCCCACTGGTGTTGCGCCCCAAGGAAGCCCTGGCGTTGATGAACGGCACCGCCGTGATGACCGGGCTGGCGTGCCTGGCTTTCGCCCGGGCCGATTACCTGTTGCAACTGGCCACCCGCATCACCGCGTTGAACGTCGTCGCCCTGCAAGGCAACCCGGAGCACTTCGACGAACGCCTGTTCGCCGCCAAGCCGCACCCGGGGCAGATGCAGGTCGCCGCGTGGCTGCGCCAGGACCTGGCGATCGACGCACCGACCGCGCCGCTACATCGCCTGCAAGACCGCTACTCCCTGCGCTGCGCGCCCCACGTGCTCGGCGTGCTGGCCGACAGTCTGAACTGGCTGCGCGCGTTCATCGAGACCGAACTCAACAGCGCCAACGACAACCCGATCATCGACGCCGAAGCCGAACGGGTGCTGCACGGCGGGCATTTCTACGGCGGTCACATTGCCTTCGCCATGGACAGCCTGAAGAACCTGGTGGCCAACGTCGCCGACCTGCTCGACCGGCAACTCGCCCTGCTGGTGGACGAGCGCTACAACCATGGCCTGCCGAGCAACCTGTCGGGCGCCAGCGCCGACCGGGCGATGCTCAACCATGGCTTCAAGGCTGTGCAGATCGGCACCAGCGCCTGGACCGCCGA contains:
- a CDS encoding acyl carrier protein; this encodes MSDLHRDIKQLIIDALGLEDIGIDDIGDHQTLFGEGLGLDSVDALELGLAIQKQYGIKIDADAKDTRNHFSNVASLAAFVTAKRP
- a CDS encoding glycosyl transferase, with translation MSLDADKQHWADRQERGSFWLMKLTAFAAKVLGRRLLTPVLYGIVLYFFIFGRSARQAAWQYQQRLAEWSARPELRPTRRRVFGQFMAFADSLLDKLDVWNGKLSIEQIEIVDTALLRNHLRDARGQMLVGAHLGNLEMCRALAELGEKVTMNVLVHTKHAEQFNRLLGEAGATHLRLIQVSELDPAVMLQLSERLERGEWLAIAGDRVPLHGGRSVTVDFMGHPAAFPQGPWLMAGLLKCPVNLLMCLKHEGRYRVTLEPFAEAVVWKRSEREQVIAHWAGRYAERLAQFCLQGPQQWFNFYPFWKTDDDAHS
- a CDS encoding acyl carrier protein produces the protein MQTRDDIFNTLRDALVELFELDPDRVTLESNLYQDLEIDSIDAVDLIDHIKRQTGKKIAAEEFKSVRTVNDVVEAVYRLVQPAA
- a CDS encoding histidine ammonia-lyase produces the protein MTMPTLEPVIFGERPLRIEEVLALANRQAPTQLQDDPAFRQRIAKGAQFLDSLLDKEGVIYGVTTGYGDSCVVAVPLHHVEALPRHLYTFHGCGLGKLLDAQATRAVLAARLQSLCHGVSGVRIELLERLQAFLEHDILPLIPEEGSVGASGDLTPLSYVAATLSGEREVMFRGERRQAADVHRELGWTPLVLRPKEALALMNGTAVMTGLACLAFARADYLLQLATRITALNVVALQGNPEHFDERLFAAKPHPGQMQVAAWLRQDLAIDAPTAPLHRLQDRYSLRCAPHVLGVLADSLNWLRAFIETELNSANDNPIIDAEAERVLHGGHFYGGHIAFAMDSLKNLVANVADLLDRQLALLVDERYNHGLPSNLSGASADRAMLNHGFKAVQIGTSAWTAEALKNTLPASVFSRSTECHNQDKVSMGTIAARDAIRVLELTEQVAAATLLAAHQGVWLRSRAEDARPLPPALAAMHAELAEDFAPVIEDRALEGELRLCLQRIAEQHWRLHA
- a CDS encoding membrane protein, with product MTRLIGLSLLLAGLLYPFAVYFGMEHFAPWQFGLLLGSLWLARALLGRGGPGSHWMAATAIGFCALLAWFDSPALLRWYPVLISAFMLGLFALSLKYGPPMIERLARLREPQLPARAVVYTRQVTWAWCVFFLCNGLLAAALTLWAPLSWWMLYTGLISYGLMGLLFAIEWLIRQRVRGRP
- a CDS encoding glycosyl transferase, giving the protein MHNPCAVIPVYNHETAITAVVQALLAHGLPCVLVDDASSPSCAAVLERLAEDERVHLVRLAVNQGKGGAVMTGLREASRLGFTHALQVDADGQHDLGDVNTFIEQSRAYPDALICGYPHYDASVPKGRLYARYLTHVMVWINSLSLQIRDSMCGFRVYPLPPTLALIGSANIGKRMDFDSDILVRLAWRNQPMRWLHTRVHYPQDGVSHFRLFHDNVLISSMHTRLFFGMLVRLPLILWRRWRA
- a CDS encoding AMP-binding protein, with product MNWITLEQMLLEAQPERAVAVAPALDHAQLRDAALRLAAGLQARGVRHAAVHLEDAADLAITLLGAWRAGVRVLLPADLQAQTRQRWAAEVDLWLTDQPGDTHPDDVQQAPMTAAPLDLDRCWLSLCTSGSSGEPKRIEKTLRQLSNEVHALEQLWGAELGPACMIGSVAAQHIYGLLFRVLWPLCAGRTFVRRQLAFPEDLQRASREHPAFAWVASPALLKRMGDNLDWTALSAVRRVFSSGGALPSDAAHSLQQRLGQWPTEIFGSSETGGIAWRQGAELWQPFADVELSQDSDGALLIASPYLPAGHVEHSADAARIAEDGRFELLGRLDRIVKLEEKRISLPMLEQALVAHDWVSEARLGVVQENRASLGALVVLSETGLRTLRNQGRRAVTEGLRRHLGEHCETLALPRRWRWLRQMPLNAQGKLPQAEVEALLLAPRPKAPEVLAQVESDGEWNLQLRVPPDLAYFSGHFPTAPVLPGVVQVDWAMSLGRQLLDLPPRFAGMEVLKFQQLVRPGDELQLHLRFDGERGKLYFAYRNDTAACSSGRIVLGAADD